The Solanum stenotomum isolate F172 unplaced genomic scaffold, ASM1918654v1 scaffold6331, whole genome shotgun sequence genome contains a region encoding:
- the LOC125852864 gene encoding uncharacterized protein LOC125852864, whose translation MAFMSARKCIGLDGCFLKGVCRCQLLIAVAKDGNNQMLPLAWAVVENENTNSWSWFISLLQEDLGLGDGTNFTIMSDMQKGLDIAIKELLPACEERRCTRHILANWSHIWKGLQRKKLFWKCLEILLKLNSEKIWKSCLN comes from the exons ATGGCATTCATGTCAGCTAGAAAATGCATTGGTTTGGATGGTTGTTTCTTAAAGGGGGTATGTAGGTGTCAATTACTTATTGCAGTGGCCAAAGATGGCAATAATCAAATGCTTCCACTTGCTTGGGCTGTAGTTGAAAATGAGAACACAAACAGTTGGAGTTGGTTTATTTCTCTATTGCAAGAAGACTTGGGATTAGGAGATGGAACAAATTTCACTATTATGTCAGACATGCAAAAg GGACTGGATATAGCTATTAAGGAGTTGTTGCCAGCTTGTGAGGAAAGAAGGTGTACTAGACATATACTAGCAAATTGGTCACATATTTGGAAAGGGCTGCAAAGGAAGAAACTGTTCTGGAAGTGTCTAGAAATACTTTTGAAGTTGAATTCAGAGAAAATCTGGAAGAGCTGTCTAAACTAG